A genomic segment from Blastococcus sp. PRF04-17 encodes:
- a CDS encoding YcnI family protein — MSVRRAPARLTVVVVAVLTAVVTWAGVASAHVTVSSQDAAPGGYGKLTFRVPNESEAASTVGLRIQIPEEAALASLRTQPVPGWTATLTTAALDEPLENHGQEITSYVSVVEFRAVDGAGIAPGEFQEFALSGGPFPDVASVSFPTVQLYSDGTEAAWIEPTVEGQGEPERPAPVLTLASDSGTGTAATDSDHSHAEAAAENPGALALFVAIVALLTGIAGVVLGWRAGRRTVSS; from the coding sequence GTGTCCGTCCGTCGTGCCCCTGCCCGCCTGACCGTCGTCGTCGTGGCCGTCCTGACCGCCGTGGTGACCTGGGCGGGGGTGGCGTCGGCCCACGTGACCGTCTCGTCGCAGGACGCCGCCCCCGGCGGCTACGGCAAGCTGACCTTCCGCGTGCCGAACGAGAGCGAGGCGGCGTCGACCGTCGGGCTGCGCATCCAGATCCCCGAGGAGGCCGCACTGGCCTCCCTGCGCACCCAGCCCGTGCCCGGCTGGACCGCGACGCTGACCACGGCGGCGCTGGACGAGCCGCTCGAGAACCACGGGCAGGAGATCACCTCCTACGTGTCGGTCGTCGAGTTCCGCGCCGTGGACGGCGCCGGCATCGCGCCCGGCGAGTTCCAGGAGTTCGCGCTCTCCGGCGGTCCCTTCCCCGACGTGGCCTCGGTCTCGTTCCCGACGGTGCAGCTCTACAGCGACGGCACCGAGGCCGCCTGGATCGAGCCCACCGTCGAGGGCCAGGGCGAGCCCGAGCGCCCCGCCCCGGTGCTGACGCTCGCCTCGGACAGCGGAACCGGGACGGCGGCGACCGACAGCGACCACTCCCACGCCGAGGCGGCCGCGGAGAACCCGGGCGCGCTGGCCCTCTTCGTCGCGATCGTCGCGCTGCTCACCGGCATCGCCGGCGTCGTCCTCGGCTGGCGGGCCGGTCGACGTACCGTGTCGTCGTGA
- a CDS encoding helix-turn-helix domain-containing protein, giving the protein MSRAVEETNLRMLRARDVMDRRYAEPLDVPTLARIAYVSEAHFIRTFRATFGETPNRYLQRRRVERAMFLLRSTDRSVTDICMDVGFTSLGTFSRVFRDVVGEPPSDYRRRGPLPDVPSCFAMAWLRPSSFGEARGK; this is encoded by the coding sequence GTGAGCCGGGCGGTGGAGGAGACCAACCTCCGCATGCTGCGTGCTCGCGACGTCATGGACCGCCGGTACGCCGAGCCGCTCGACGTGCCGACGCTGGCGCGGATCGCCTACGTCTCGGAGGCGCACTTCATCCGCACCTTCCGGGCGACGTTCGGCGAGACGCCCAATCGTTACCTCCAGCGGCGCAGGGTCGAGCGGGCGATGTTCCTGCTGCGGTCGACCGACCGGTCGGTGACCGACATCTGCATGGACGTCGGGTTCACGTCGCTCGGCACCTTCAGCCGGGTCTTCCGGGACGTCGTGGGCGAGCCGCCGAGCGACTACCGCCGGCGGGGGCCGCTGCCCGACGTGCCCTCCTGCTTCGCGATGGCCTGGCTGAGGCCGAGCAGTTTCGGAGAAGCGCGTGGGAAGTGA
- a CDS encoding CDP-glycerol glycerophosphotransferase family protein, which produces MNIVYSAFRGHFSDSPRAIYEALLAQGPDSPAAGATHTWLAAPHLQATFPAGIATVEFGSPECIAALEAADLVVSNDHIPLDWEKKAGATYLQTWHGTPLKRIHNDVLWAPEGRLAYLEHDIARWDLLLSPNTASTERLRKAFGFSGPIHETGLPRNDLLSSPQRDQVRAQVRADLGIRDDQTVVLYTPTWRDDLVFNKTGPQDFEFPLDLDDFGARLGTGHVLLLRLHNMVMDRLEVAEGSVVRDVCSHPDIRDLYLAADLMVTDYSSTMFDFAITGKPLLFFTYDLDYFRDELRGFYFDLAEAAPTPLLRTSKEIVDAIAEIDDLTAQTRDRYARFRETFTHLEDGHATDRVLQLLFPGAPASGSTGTTEGDENRAER; this is translated from the coding sequence GTGAACATCGTCTACAGCGCCTTCCGCGGCCACTTCTCCGACAGCCCCCGGGCCATCTACGAAGCGCTGCTCGCCCAGGGACCGGACTCCCCCGCGGCCGGGGCGACCCACACCTGGCTGGCCGCGCCGCACCTGCAGGCGACGTTCCCGGCCGGCATCGCGACCGTCGAGTTCGGCTCCCCCGAGTGCATCGCGGCGCTCGAGGCGGCCGACCTGGTCGTCTCCAACGACCACATCCCCCTCGACTGGGAGAAGAAGGCCGGCGCGACGTACCTGCAGACCTGGCACGGGACGCCGCTCAAGCGCATCCACAACGACGTCCTCTGGGCGCCCGAGGGCCGGCTGGCCTACCTCGAGCACGACATCGCCCGCTGGGACCTGCTGCTCTCGCCCAACACGGCGAGCACCGAGCGGCTGCGCAAGGCGTTCGGTTTCTCCGGGCCGATCCACGAGACCGGCCTGCCGCGCAACGACCTGCTCAGCAGCCCGCAGCGCGACCAGGTTCGGGCACAGGTCCGCGCCGACCTCGGCATCCGCGACGACCAGACGGTCGTCCTCTACACGCCGACCTGGCGCGACGACCTCGTCTTCAACAAGACCGGCCCGCAGGACTTCGAGTTCCCACTGGACCTCGACGACTTCGGCGCGCGCCTGGGCACCGGCCACGTGCTGCTGCTGCGCCTGCACAACATGGTGATGGACCGGCTGGAGGTCGCCGAGGGCTCGGTGGTCCGTGACGTCTGCAGCCATCCCGACATCCGAGACCTCTACCTGGCCGCGGACCTCATGGTCACCGACTACTCGTCGACCATGTTCGACTTCGCGATCACCGGCAAGCCGCTGCTGTTCTTCACCTACGACCTGGACTACTTCCGGGACGAGCTGCGCGGCTTCTACTTCGACCTGGCCGAGGCGGCCCCCACCCCGCTGCTGCGCACCAGCAAGGAGATCGTCGACGCGATCGCGGAGATCGACGACCTGACGGCGCAGACGCGCGACCGGTACGCCCGGTTCCGCGAGACCTTCACCCACCTGGAGGACGGGCACGCCACCGACCGCGTCCTCCAGCTGCTCTTCCCCGGCGCACCCGCGTCCGGGTCCACCGGAACGACCGAGGGAGATGAGAACCGTGCGGAACGCTGA
- a CDS encoding mannitol dehydrogenase family protein, with translation MPTTERRRDAVDPAPHLLAPPLSAGLPRTPDLPNVAAVADTIRPLSDETLAQHGNQVLVPTYDRSLLTPAVVHFSVGGFHRSHQLLYFDEVAERGISTGWGVVGVGLHSRNMKDALAPQDHLYTVVERSPDGERARVVGVMIDYHFAPDDPATVLDVLTDPRTRMVSLTITGSGYRLCPQTGEFDPADVDIRWDLEHPDQPRTVFGFIVEGLDRRRRAGLPPFTVVSCDNMHRNGDCARSALVGYARLRDEVLARWITDRVAFPSSMVDRITPHTTPEEREAVAQRYGVQDNWPVITEPFSQWVIEDDFCNGRPPLDQVGVRFVPDVARYELMKTRLLNASHCALGYLGSLAGFTSIDQVMADPLFATYVARMMDDEVTPLLPPPDGIDLAEYKRTLLQRFANPAIADTLSRLARRGSTKMPHHLLPTLRQAVAEDRPHGLLTLAVAGWFRYLRRTDEYGRLIPIDDPRADELQARAAAGGTDPRPLLADRTIFGDLAEHPAFVAELEQALERIERDGVRAAMTGAVTGSGTLRS, from the coding sequence GTGCCCACGACCGAGAGACGGAGGGATGCAGTTGACCCAGCTCCACACCTACTCGCCCCTCCCCTGTCCGCAGGACTGCCGCGCACCCCCGACCTGCCCAACGTCGCGGCGGTCGCCGACACCATCCGCCCGCTCTCCGACGAGACGCTCGCCCAGCACGGCAACCAGGTCCTCGTCCCGACCTACGACCGCTCGCTCCTCACTCCGGCCGTCGTCCACTTCAGCGTGGGCGGGTTCCACCGGTCCCACCAGCTGCTCTACTTCGACGAGGTCGCCGAGCGCGGCATCAGCACCGGCTGGGGCGTGGTCGGCGTCGGCCTGCACAGCCGGAACATGAAGGACGCCCTCGCGCCGCAGGACCACCTCTACACGGTGGTCGAGCGCAGCCCGGACGGCGAGCGGGCCCGGGTCGTCGGCGTCATGATCGACTACCACTTCGCCCCGGACGACCCGGCGACGGTGCTCGACGTCCTCACCGATCCGCGCACCCGCATGGTGTCGCTCACCATCACCGGCAGCGGCTACCGGCTCTGCCCGCAGACCGGCGAGTTCGACCCGGCCGACGTCGACATCCGCTGGGACCTCGAGCACCCGGACCAGCCGCGCACCGTCTTCGGCTTCATCGTCGAGGGCCTCGACCGCCGCCGCCGGGCCGGCCTGCCGCCGTTCACCGTCGTCTCCTGCGACAACATGCACCGCAACGGCGACTGCGCCCGGTCGGCCCTGGTCGGCTACGCCCGGCTCCGCGACGAGGTGCTGGCCCGCTGGATCACCGACCGGGTCGCCTTCCCGAGCAGCATGGTCGACCGGATCACGCCGCACACCACGCCCGAGGAGCGCGAGGCCGTAGCGCAGCGCTACGGCGTGCAGGACAACTGGCCGGTGATCACCGAGCCGTTCTCCCAGTGGGTCATCGAGGACGACTTCTGCAACGGGCGCCCGCCACTGGACCAGGTCGGCGTCCGCTTCGTGCCCGACGTCGCGCGCTACGAGCTCATGAAGACCCGGCTGCTCAACGCCAGCCACTGCGCACTGGGCTACCTCGGCTCGCTGGCCGGCTTCACCAGCATCGACCAGGTCATGGCCGACCCGCTGTTCGCGACCTACGTCGCCCGCATGATGGACGACGAGGTGACGCCGCTCCTGCCGCCGCCCGACGGCATCGACCTCGCGGAGTACAAGCGCACGCTGCTCCAGCGGTTCGCCAACCCGGCGATCGCCGACACGCTCTCCCGGCTCGCCCGCCGCGGGTCGACCAAGATGCCGCACCACCTGCTGCCCACTCTGCGGCAGGCCGTGGCCGAGGACCGGCCGCACGGGCTGCTCACCCTCGCGGTGGCCGGCTGGTTCCGCTACCTGCGCCGCACGGACGAGTACGGGCGGCTGATCCCGATCGACGACCCCCGCGCCGACGAGCTGCAGGCGCGGGCCGCGGCCGGGGGCACCGATCCCCGACCGCTGCTGGCCGACCGGACGATCTTCGGCGACCTGGCCGAGCATCCGGCCTTCGTCGCCGAGCTCGAGCAGGCGCTGGAGCGCATCGAGCGGGACGGCGTCCGGGCCGCGATGACCGGCGCCGTGACCGGTTCGGGAACACTGCGGTCGTGA
- a CDS encoding SCO family protein, translated as MSSPRYLTALLLAAGVALAGCGGEAPAAESGHDHSGGHSGGVATLEGPGDRYAGLDLAEPYRRPTFTLTDTTGATFDFREETAGRPTLLFFGYTNCPDICPTTMADVAVALRGLEPAVTDDLQMIFVTTDPATDTPEVLAEYLGRFDADLPIRFTGLTGDQEAIDRAQLATGVPLAEDQGRLHSSLLLLYGTDDEAHVAFDAGNTARDIAADLSVVAGAA; from the coding sequence GTGAGTTCACCGCGCTACCTGACCGCCCTCCTGCTCGCCGCCGGCGTGGCGCTGGCCGGGTGCGGCGGCGAGGCGCCGGCGGCGGAGTCGGGGCACGACCACTCGGGTGGCCACTCGGGAGGCGTGGCCACCTTGGAGGGGCCGGGGGACCGGTATGCGGGCCTGGACCTGGCCGAGCCGTACCGGCGCCCGACCTTCACGCTGACCGACACGACCGGGGCAACCTTCGACTTCCGGGAGGAGACCGCCGGCCGGCCGACGCTGCTGTTCTTCGGCTACACGAACTGCCCCGACATCTGCCCGACGACGATGGCCGACGTCGCCGTCGCGTTGCGCGGGCTGGAGCCGGCGGTCACCGACGACCTGCAGATGATCTTCGTGACCACCGACCCGGCGACCGACACCCCGGAGGTGCTCGCCGAGTACCTGGGCCGCTTCGACGCCGACCTGCCCATCCGGTTCACCGGGCTCACCGGCGACCAGGAGGCGATCGACCGGGCGCAGCTGGCCACCGGCGTGCCCCTGGCGGAGGACCAGGGCCGGCTGCACTCGTCGTTGCTGCTCCTGTACGGGACCGACGACGAGGCGCACGTCGCCTTCGACGCCGGCAACACCGCGCGCGACATCGCCGCGGACCTCTCCGTGGTGGCGGGCGCGGCGTGA
- a CDS encoding phosphocholine cytidylyltransferase family protein, with the protein MRNADRLLTSALKGRSSSRASRLHAAPAPLQVVILAAGMGTRLGRDHPKPLTPLQDGRTILRRQLDGLRAVLGPEVPITAVVGYRCEMIMQAAPDLTFAYNPDFAVTNTSKSLLRGLQTSRDGGVLWLNGDVVFDPAVLELALPSLKADQSFVCVDTNTVADEEVKYTLDGDGFVRELSKTVVGGLGEAVGINFVSAADKAALAEHLTACDANDYFERGMETAIEHRGLRFRPIDISQFAAVEVDFETDLQRANTLLPGVRTATALDGVAAEAG; encoded by the coding sequence GTGCGGAACGCTGACCGGCTTCTGACCAGTGCACTGAAGGGCCGTTCTTCCTCGAGAGCCTCGCGCCTGCACGCCGCTCCCGCGCCGTTGCAGGTGGTGATCCTCGCGGCGGGCATGGGCACCCGCCTCGGCCGCGACCACCCGAAGCCGCTGACGCCCCTGCAGGACGGCCGCACGATCCTGCGCCGCCAGCTCGACGGGCTGCGGGCGGTGCTGGGCCCGGAGGTGCCGATCACCGCGGTCGTCGGATACCGCTGCGAGATGATCATGCAGGCCGCGCCGGACCTGACCTTCGCCTACAACCCCGACTTCGCGGTCACGAACACGTCGAAGAGCCTGCTCCGCGGGCTGCAGACCTCCCGCGACGGCGGTGTCCTGTGGCTCAACGGCGACGTCGTCTTCGACCCGGCCGTGCTCGAGCTCGCGCTGCCGAGCCTGAAGGCGGACCAGAGCTTCGTCTGCGTCGACACCAACACGGTGGCCGACGAAGAGGTCAAGTACACCCTCGACGGCGACGGGTTCGTCCGCGAGCTCTCCAAGACCGTCGTCGGCGGGCTGGGCGAGGCCGTCGGCATCAACTTCGTCTCCGCCGCCGACAAGGCCGCACTCGCCGAGCACCTGACCGCGTGCGACGCCAACGACTACTTCGAGCGCGGCATGGAGACCGCGATCGAGCACCGGGGCCTGCGCTTCCGGCCGATCGACATCTCGCAGTTCGCCGCGGTCGAGGTCGACTTCGAGACCGACCTCCAGCGCGCCAACACCCTGCTGCCGGGCGTCCGCACCGCGACGGCGCTGGACGGGGTGGCCGCCGAGGCCGGCTGA
- a CDS encoding HAD family hydrolase encodes MNADPSPLLERVQVLLCDADGNLFPSEEPAFDASVEVTNAFLASIGSTRRFTAEELRLAATGMNFRTTALHLAAAEGVEDVDVEPWVQEERRAVSEHLARTLRPHPATSAALTLLAEHLPLAAVSSSALVRLAGCFTATELDDLIPADRRFSAEDSLPTPTSKPDPAVYLHACAELGIAPEAGLAVEDSVVGVRSAVAAGCPTIGNLLFVPPAERAERAAALEAAGVLAVVSSWQEVADLLLPTSDVLTGAAR; translated from the coding sequence GTGAACGCCGACCCGAGCCCGCTGCTCGAGCGGGTGCAGGTGCTGCTCTGCGACGCCGACGGCAACCTCTTCCCCTCCGAGGAGCCGGCCTTCGACGCGTCGGTGGAGGTCACCAACGCCTTCCTCGCCTCGATCGGCAGCACCCGCCGGTTCACCGCCGAGGAGCTGCGGCTGGCCGCCACCGGCATGAACTTCCGCACCACCGCGCTGCACCTGGCCGCCGCCGAGGGCGTCGAGGACGTCGACGTCGAGCCGTGGGTCCAGGAAGAGAGGCGGGCGGTGTCGGAGCACCTCGCCCGCACCCTCCGCCCGCACCCCGCGACCTCGGCCGCGCTGACGCTGCTCGCCGAGCACCTGCCGCTGGCCGCGGTCAGCTCCAGCGCCTTGGTGCGGCTCGCCGGCTGCTTCACCGCCACCGAGCTCGACGACCTCATCCCGGCCGACCGCCGGTTCAGCGCCGAGGACTCGCTGCCCACGCCGACGAGCAAGCCCGACCCGGCCGTGTACCTGCACGCCTGCGCCGAGCTGGGCATCGCCCCCGAGGCCGGCCTGGCCGTCGAGGACTCCGTCGTCGGCGTCCGGTCGGCCGTGGCCGCCGGGTGCCCCACGATCGGCAACCTGCTGTTCGTGCCGCCCGCCGAGCGGGCCGAGCGGGCCGCCGCGCTGGAGGCGGCCGGCGTCCTGGCCGTCGTCTCCTCGTGGCAGGAGGTGGCCGACCTCCTGCTGCCCACCTCCGACGTCCTGACGGGAGCCGCGCGGTGA
- a CDS encoding M23 family metallopeptidase, whose product MDAGSAPEAVTDLLDAVRPARRRGAVTRSGRPARPPRGSAPRRPALLLAALLTGGVAAAGLSLTGAPAASAEATSVLHAQQALRGEDENLEVKPQASVTVAEAQARLQEVAASRAASRAARAEAEAAAIEAARPKFVLPVAGARLTSGFGPRWGTFHHGIDLAAPMRTPEYAAGDGVVLRAGAASGFGLAVYILHENGDVTVYGHMDEILVEPGQYVDAGDTIALLGNRGQSTGPHLHFEVHRGGEDGERINPVTWLRERGVHL is encoded by the coding sequence ATGGACGCAGGTTCCGCCCCGGAGGCCGTCACCGACCTCCTGGACGCCGTCCGTCCGGCCCGCCGTCGAGGCGCGGTAACGCGTTCCGGTCGCCCGGCCCGCCCTCCCCGCGGTTCCGCGCCGCGCCGTCCCGCCCTCCTGCTGGCCGCGCTGCTGACCGGCGGCGTCGCGGCGGCCGGCCTGAGCCTCACCGGAGCCCCGGCGGCCTCGGCCGAGGCGACGTCGGTGCTCCACGCGCAGCAGGCGCTGCGCGGCGAGGACGAGAACCTCGAGGTCAAGCCGCAGGCGTCGGTCACCGTCGCCGAGGCGCAGGCCCGGCTGCAGGAGGTGGCCGCCTCGCGTGCCGCCTCGCGTGCCGCCCGCGCCGAGGCGGAGGCCGCTGCGATCGAGGCCGCCCGCCCCAAGTTCGTGCTGCCGGTGGCCGGAGCGCGGCTCACCAGTGGCTTCGGGCCGCGCTGGGGCACCTTCCACCACGGCATCGACCTCGCCGCTCCCATGCGCACACCCGAGTACGCCGCCGGTGACGGCGTGGTGCTGCGCGCCGGCGCCGCCAGCGGCTTCGGCCTGGCCGTCTACATCCTCCACGAGAACGGCGACGTCACGGTCTACGGCCACATGGACGAGATCCTCGTCGAGCCCGGGCAGTACGTGGACGCCGGTGACACGATCGCGCTGCTGGGCAACCGCGGCCAGTCGACCGGCCCGCACCTGCACTTCGAGGTGCACCGCGGCGGTGAGGACGGCGAGCGGATCAACCCGGTCACCTGGCTGCGCGAGCGCGGCGTCCACCTCTGA